Below is a window of Mycobacterium dioxanotrophicus DNA.
CAGTCGTTTGGCCAGAACGCCGAACACTCCGGGAAACGCCACCAAAACGGTATCGATTGCACCCACCCGCCGGACCCACCACTGGATGCGGGCGGTGCGGTCCTTGCGTTCCCAGGATTGCGTGCCCGGCAGATCGGCGCAGTCAAGCACCCGTGCCGCGAGATTGAACGCCCCACCCAGGCAGCCCGCACCGGCCCCGCTACCCAGGTCATGGGTGCGACGCCGCAACCCGAGCGGATCGGCCTCAGCCAACACATCGAGGATGACGCCCGCCACACTCACAGCGCGCTGCAGTGCGTCTGCGACGTCGGCGTCGGACAGGTGTGCTTTCGGCATCACGGAAAGTCCCATGCCGCCATCTTCGCGGGTGCTGCGGCGGCGTGTCTTGTCAGGAGCCCTCAGGCCGAGGCCCCTGCCGGACCGATTCGATGCGGAAATTCCGGGTCGGGGACCTTGTCACCAATACCCGATCTCACATCGAGTTTGACGTCAACGGCGCCGCTCGAGGCTCGTCAACGGCCCGGCCGTACTGTGGCAATGTCGTGGCGTGCATACTCCATCGCTGTCAGGCCCACCGGTCGAACCTGTCGCGGTGCCCGCCGTGGTGACCGCCCTCGCCGGCGATGCCGCGTTGACCCCGGTGTGGCGCAACGAACTCGGTGGGCTGACCTTCCGCCTCGACAGAAGCGATGGGGTGACGTCGTACGTCAAATGGGTTGCCGCAGGCACTCCGGAGATCGATCTGGTCGGTGAGGCCGAACGGTTGGTGTGGGCGCAGGCGCGGGTCGCCGTGCCGCCGGTCCTCGACCACGGCACCGACCTCGACGGTGCATGGCTGCTCACAGCGGCCGTGCCGGGACGGTCGGCCGTCGACGCTCACTGGGCCGGGCGCGCCACCGACGTCGCCGCCGGGATCGGCCGCGGACTACGGTTGCTGCACGACGCGCTGCCGGTCGATGAATGCCCGTTCGACTGGGGCATCGAACGTCGTCTGCGCCGCGCCGACGAGCGCATCGCCGCCGGCGAGGGCCCGGCGAACTGGTTCCCCGAGCACCGGCACCTGGATCCCGACGAGGCGCGTGCCCGGCTGGACGCGCCGCCCGCCGTCGACCGGCTGGTCGTCTGCCACGGCGATGCCTGTGTTCCCAACACCCTGCTGCATGACGACGCGACATTCGCCGCGCACGTCGATCTGGGCTCGCTTGGGATTGCCGATCGCTGGGCTGATCTGGCGGTGGCCACCTGGAGCCTCGGCTGGGACTTCGGCCCAGGCTTCGACGACGTGCTGTTCGACGCCTACGGAATCGACCCCGACCCGCACCGCATCGCCTACTACCGCCTGCTCTACGACCTGGCCTGATGCACAGTGTGCACCGGCCAGATCGGCAAGCGCGAGAACGACTTTGCCCGACCGCATCTCGGCGACCCGGCTCAGGGCATTGCAGCTAGCAGGTATTGCCTTTCCCTGCCAGCAGGTGTCGACACAGCGTCGAGACAGGTGCAGGATCGGTGGGAGCGCCGGATTCACCGAGGGGGGAACACCATGGCACCCGCGGCTCCCGACGATGCTCCGCGCGGGCCGGACACACCCCCCATCAATCGGCGCGCCGTCATGCTCGGCATGGCCGCCGTGGCCGGTGTCGCCGCGATCGACGTCGGCGGATTCGCGTACGCCGGTGGCTGGCTGCGCCCCGACACCTTGATCCCGGCGCAGTTCGCCGACCGGTTCGAGCAGATCGCGGGCCACCATGACGGCTTCCGGCGCAACCATGCGAAGGGCCTCGCCGCCACCGGCACCTTCGCAAGCAATGGCGCCGCCGCCGACATCTGCCATGCCGCAGTGTTCGCCAAAGGCACGCTCCCTGTCGACGCGCGCTTCTCGCTGTCGGGTGGGGCACCCGACCAGGCCGACAAGCCCGCGACCGTGCGTGGCCTGGCGGTCCAGTACCAGTTGCCCAACGGCGAGCAGTGGCGCAGCCCGATGATCAACACCCCGGTGTTCGTCGACAGCACACCACAGGGGTTCTACGAGCGCATCCTGGCCGCCAAAACCCAGCCGCAGACCGGCAAACCAGACCCTGCCGCGATGTCGGCCTTCCTGGCCAGACATCCCGAAACCGTTGCCGCGCAGCGCATCATCGCACAGCAGCCACCCACCTCCGGATTCGCCGACAGCACATTCTGGGGGCTCAACGCGTTCCGGATGACCAACAGCGCGGGCGTCACCGCGCCGGTGCGGTGGATGCTGGTGCCGCAGCAGCAGCCCGGCCAACCTGTCGGAGACGCCGCGAAATCAGATCCCAACTACCTGTTCGACGCCTTGATCAAAGCCATGGAACGTGGGCCGCAGGCGTGGACGCTGAAAATTGTGGTCGGAGCACCTGAAGACCCCACCAACGACGCGACCAAACCCTGGCCGGCAGATCGCCGCACGATCGATGCGGGCACGCTGACCATCGAAGCCGTCCACACCGAGGCGCCGGGCAATGCCCGTGACATCAACTTCGATCCCCTTGTGCTGCCGCGCGGTATCGCTCCTTCCGACGATCCGCTGCTCGCTGCACGGTCAGCGGTGTACGCGCGGTCGTTCGCGCGACGTGCGGCAGAACCCAAGCAGCCCAGCGCTGTGAACGTCGAGGCCGCAGCGCGATGAGCACTGACCAGCTCACCCCAACGCGCTTCACCGTGGCGTCGCGGTTGTTGCACTGGTCGATGGCTGCCATGGTGGTCGCCCAGGTACTGCTGGGTGTCACGATGGTCGCATCGCTGGCGTATTACCCGCTGCTGTTGGCGATCCATCGCCCGCTGGGCATCATCATCCTGCTGTTCGCCGTGGTCCGACTGGGCAACCGGATGCGGCATCACCCACCGCCGTTCCTGGCCACCATGGGCCGCACCGAACGCCGCGTCGCCACCTGGTCGGAACGGCTGCTGTATGCGTTGCTGCTTCTGCAACCCCTGGTCGGCTGGGCCATGGTCTCGGCGTCGGGAACGCCCGTCGTCGTCGGCCCCTGGCGCTTGCCCGCGATCGCGCCCCACAACCTGAACCTGTTCGGCGGCTTGCACATTGCGCATGTCGTGCTGGCGGCCCTGCTGTTCGTGACGTTCACCGCGCACCTGTGCGCCGTGTTGTTCCACACGCTCGTGCTGCGCGATGGGTTGCTCGACCGCATGGCGCTGTGGCCGTCGAGGAGCCGATGACCAGCTTGCTGGATTTCAAACCCGTTGTGACAGATAGGCGTTGAGTCCGGATGCGACGGCTGCGGCGTATTTTGCCCGGCCCTGTTCGCTGACGATGACCGCTGCGTCGTCGCTGTTCTTCATGTTGCCCAGTTCGACCAGCACCGACGGGAACTCCGCGAGGTTGAGACCGGCAAGGTCCGAACGCCCGTAGAGGCCGTCGGTGCCGCGGTAGGTCGACGGGGTGAATCCGGCCGCGACAAGCTGGTCCCGCATCACCCGAGCGAGTTGCAGGGCTGGGCCGGCCTGAGCCTCGTTGAGCGGCGGCGCCGAGTAGTTGACGTGGAAGCCGCGGCCACCGGGCGGGCCACCGTCGGCATGGATACTCACAATTGCGTTGGGCTGCAGGCTATTCGCCATGGCCGCCCGCTGATCCACACACGGCCCGAGCGCGTTGTCGTCGCCTCGCGACAGCGCGGTCCGCACCCCGAGCTGCGAGAGCTCAGCCCGGACCCGCAACACCACATCCCAGTTGAAGGTGTGCTCGGGATAACCGCTATCGGTTGTGGTGCCGGTGGTTTGACACTCTTTGGTACCGCCACGGCCGGTAGGCACCTGTCGGTTGATGGAGCCGTCATTGGCGCCGTTGTGCCCGGGATCGAGAAACACGATGGTTCCGGCGATGTCCGATGCGGCTGTCGCGACAGGCGCAGTCAGTGCCGCAGTGACCGTCGGAAGACCGAGCAGGAGTGGTCCGGCCGCCGCGTACCGGAGTACATCCCGACGGGTGACGCAGCCGGCTTGCCGATATCGGCCACGGCCGCTCGGAATCTGCACTGTTGCACAGTACGGCGGCGACGAGCGTCCCGACACCGACAGGGCCGAATCGTGGCGTATCGAAACCGTCACGTGGACATGTGAATGTGCTGTCAGCCCACCGCCGAACAAGCTGCGTGGGCCCCACGACTTGACCTTGCCCCCAGGGGCAGGGTTTACCGTCGGTTACAGGAGGTGACGATGAAGATCGGCGAGCTGGCCCGGCAGGCCAAGGTTTCGGTGAAGGCGGTGCGCTACTACGAGCAGCTGGGACTGCTGAGCCCGCAGCGCAGACCCAACGGCTACCGCGAGTACGACGAGAACGACCTGCGCGCGGTGGCCGAGATTCGTGAGCTCGCGCAGATCGGCATCCCGCCTGCCAAAGCGGGTCCATTCATCGAATGCCTCGACGCCGGGCACATCCACAGCGACGAGTGCCCCGCATCGTTGGCGGCCTACCGCGACGGCATCGCCGAAATCGACCGTGTCATAGCTGATTTGACGCATCGCCGGACCGTGCTGGCCGAAAAGCTGCATCGGGGCGCCACCCGGCCCTACCACCATCAACCCGGCTCGGAGGTCTTCACCATGCCCATCGACTTCACCACTCTGCCCGCCGGCCTGCCCGTGCCGACCGACGATGGCCGCGCCGCACACCTGCCGGGGCAGCCCATGCCGTCACTGACGCTGCACACGAGCGACGGCGGCAGTGCCGACCTGTCCGCCCTCCCCCGTGGGCGCACGATCATCTATCTGTATCCGCTCACCGGTCGGCCGGGTACGGATCTGCCCGAAGGCTGGGACTCGATTCCCGGGGCCCGGGGATGTTCAACCGAAGCGTGCAGTTTCCGCGACCATCATCAGGAGCTTCGCGACGCCGGGGCTGCGGAGATCTACGGCATGTCGAGCCAGTCGCCGGAGTATCAGGCCGAGGTGGTCGAGCGTCTGCACCTGCCGTTCCGCATGCTGTCGGACCCAGAGTTCTCCCTCGGCGACACCTTGGGCCTGCCGACCTTCGCCGCACCGGGGCATCCGCGGCTTTACTCGCGGCTAACGCTGGTGGTCACCGATGGCGTGATCGAGCACGTCTTCTACCCGATCTTCCCGCCGAACACCCACGGTCAGCAGGTGCTCGACTGGCTCCGTGAACACCGAAAGTGACCTGCATCTCAACCTTACCGTGACCTCACGAGTCTCTTATTTTTCTTAATTTCGGTGTAGCGTCGACGTATCCGGTTGTCATGGCGGCGGAGCGCATTTGTGCTTTGTCACCGCTACCAGGGAAAGGAACCGAATATGCACAGCCAACGGGTCGCTCTGGTGACCGGTGCATCGCGAGGCATCGGCGCCGAAATCGCTCTCCAGCTCGCTCACCCTGACATCCACGTGGTCGTCGGCTACCGGTCGAACACCGAACGCGCCGACTACGTCGCGGATGCCATTCGCTGCGCGGGAGGGCATGCCTCGACCTCCGCCGCCGACATCTGCGACGAAACGGCAGTCGCCGCGATGATCGACGACGTCGCGACCCGCTTCGGCCGACTCGACATGCTGGTGCTCAACGCATCGGGTGGACGACAGTACTGCACCGAGCCCGGCCCGGCCATGCACCAAAACCGCGACGCCCAGCGCCGTCTCGCGCGGCTCGCGCTGCCCCTGATCCCCGTCGGCGGCCGTATCGTCTTCGTCACCAGCCATCAGGCGCACTTCTACCCCTATAAGGCAGTCCCGAAGGGGTACGCATCCATCGCCGCAGGCAAGCGCGCCGGCGAGACCACCCTGTACGCGATGCGCAAGGAATTCGACCGGCACGGAATCAACTTCACCGTGGTGTCCGGCGAGGTGCTCTCCGACTCAGCGGTCGACTTCGCCGCGGCCGTCGCCGACGCTGCGACCTCCCCCGGCCACCCCGCCATCGTCTATGTCAGCGGGCCCGAGCACCTGACGCGCCAGCCGGCATAACCGATCTCTCCGAGTCCGCGTCCGCCGGCAAAGCCAGAGATATCCTCTCTAAGGCGGCTGAGATGCCGCGGCGACGCCATGAGAGTTTCGAGGCGAACGATGGGCCGTAATGACCCGCTGCCGACGCAGCGGGATCTGCCAGCCGGGATCCCGGCGGAGCTGTCGGCGGCCGGTTACGAGGATCCCGAGGAAATCGGCCGCGGCGGGTTCGGCATGGTGTACCGCTGCACACAACGCGCCCTGGGCCGCACTGTCGCGGTGAAGGTCCTGACCACCGATCTGGAACCAGACAATCTCGAACGGTTCATGCGCGAGCAGATCGCGATGGGCAAGCTGTCCGGCCATCCGAACATCGTCAACATCTTCCAAGTCGGCACCACCGCGACCGGCCGGCCCTACATCGTCATGCAGTACCACGCGCACGGTTCACTCAACGCCAAGGTCAGCGACACCGGACCGGTCGGCTGGCAGGAGGCGCTGCGCATCGGAGTGAAGATGGCCGGTGCGTTGGAGACCGCACACCGTCGCAGCACCCTGCACCGTGACGTCAAGCCGGCGAACATTCTGCTCACCGAGTACGGCGACCCGCAGCTGACCGATTTCGGCATCGCGCGCGTCATCGGTGGATTCGAGACCGCCGACGGTGCCATCACCGGCTCGCCCGCCTACACAGCGCCCGAGGTGTTGCTCGGGCAACCACCCGAGGTCACCTCCGACATCTACAGCCTTGCTTCCACCTTGTTCAGCGCCGCGACCGGCCACGCGGTGTTCGAGCGTCGCGAAGGCGAGCAGATGGTGGCCCAGTTCCTGCGGATCACCAAACAACCGATGCCGAACCTGCGGGATTCGGAGCTGCCCGCCGACATGTGCACGATCATCGAACGGGCGATGTCGCGCAACACCAAAGACCGTCCGGCGAGTGCGGCGGCCTTCGGGGAGCAATTGCGCGAACTGCAACGCCGTCACGGTCTACCGGTCGATGACATGGCCATACCGGTCCCGGCACCGGCGAATCGGTCGGAGCCGTCGGCGTCGCCGCGCACACCGTTCAGCGGGCAGCGGGTACGAACGTTGACGCCACCCGCCCCGGCCACCCGGTTCAGGCTGCCTATGTCGACGAAGACGCTCGTCGAACGGGCCCGCCTGATCGAGGTGCTGCGCGCTCAACGCGACAAGAAGCTCACGGTGATCCACGGGCCGACCGGTTTCGGAAAGAGCACGTTGGCCGCTCAATGGGCGCAGCTGCTGAAATCCGAAGGGGCCACGGTGGCGTGGCTGACCGTCGACCACGACGACAACAACGTGGTCTGGTTCCTGTCCCATCTGATCGAGGCGATCCGCGCGGTGACGCCCGCGCTGGCAGCCGATCTCGGTGAGGTACTCGAGGAACATGGGGACGAAGCCGAACGCTATGTGCTGACGTCTCTGATCAACGAGATCCATCAAAGCGGCACGCGCATGACCCTGGTGATCGACGACTGGCAGCGCGTCACTGATCCCGCGACCATCGGGGCGCTGCGCTACCTGCTCGACAACGTCGCCTCCGGTATGACCATCGTGATCACCAGCCGCAGCCAGAGCGGGGTGCCGATGAGCCGGATGAGAATGCAGGATGAACTCGTCGAAATCGACGCCACAGCGCTGCGTTTCGACGTCTCCGAGTCTGAGAATCTGCTGGTGGAACTCGGTGGTCTCGACCTCGACCCGACCGATGTGGAGGAGCTCACCGCCAAGACCGACGGCTGGGTGGCGGCCCTGCAGCTGGCCTCGCTGTCACTGCGTGACCGCGACGACCCGGTCGAGCTCATCGGCACTATGACCGGCCGGCACCACATGATCAGCGAATTTCTCGCCGAGAACGTGCTCGACACCCTGGAACCGTCCATCCTCGACTTCCTGCTGGCCACCTCGATCACTGAACGGATCTGCGGGGATCTGGCGTCCGCACTGACCGGTGTGCCCGATGGGCTCGCGATACTCGAACAGATCGAGGAACGCGACCTGTTCCTCCGCCGGATCGACGACCAGTGGTTCCGCTACCACCAACTGTTCCTGGACTTTCTGCAGCACCGGCTCGGTCGCGACCCGCAGCGGGTGGCACGGCTGCACCGGGCGGCCTCGGAATGGTTCGCCGAGCACTTGCTGATCAGCGAGGCGGTCGACCACGCGCTGGCCGCCGGCGACGAGCAACGCGCCGTCACCCTCGTCGAGCAGGACGGCCTCTCCTTCGTCGCCAACTCCCAGATGGCCACACTGATCGGGCTGGCGGGCAAGCTGCCCGCTGCTGCCGTGCAATCGCACCCGCGCCTGCAGCTTGCCCTGGCATGGGCCAACATCGTGCTACATCGGATCCCGACCGCCGAACAGGCTCTCGCACTGGTGGATACGACGCTGGAAGATTCCGGGCTGTCCGCCGACGAGATCGCCGACGTGCAAGCCGACGCCGGTGTGGTACGCGGTGTGGTGGATCTGCGCGCCGACCGGCTCGCCGGTATCGACGAACACATCGCGGCGGCGATTCGACGCCGGGACCGGCTGCGCCCGTTCAGTGTCGCGTCGGCGGCCAACGTGGCGACCTTCGCGGCCGCTTACCGCTACGACCTCGACGAGGTCAATCGGATCCAGGACTGGGCGGCGCCCTTCTACGCGCGCAGCGGCGACGCGTTCACCATCGTCAACGGCCTGTGCTTCACCGGGATGGCACATCACCTGATGCTCGACAACACCGCAGCCGAAGCGTTCTTCCGCAGAGCGCTGCGAATCGCCAAGCGGTCGGGCGGCATTCATTCCTACACCGCCCGGCTGGCCAGCTCGTTGCTCGGCGAACTGCTTTATGAGCGAGGCGATCTCGATGAAGCGACGCGCCTGCTGGACGAGAGCTACAAGCTCGGGCCGGAGGGTGGTTCAGTCGACTTCAAGATTTCCCGGTACGTGATCAACGCCCGGATCAAGGCCCTGCAGGGCGATCGGCTCGCAGCCGCCCAACGTCTCGACGAGGCCACCCGCGTCGCACGGGCGCTGTCCCTCAACCGGCTGCGTGCGCTGGCCGAGCATGAGCGCATCCGTCTCGGGCTGCCTCCGCATCCGGAGTTCGGTCCCATGCCGGTGACGTCCTATGACGCCCGCCGCCAACCTGTCGACGCGATGGACGAGATCGCCGTGCAGTTCGAAGAGGCCTCGGCGATCCGCATGCTCATCTCCGGCGCCGATCCGGCACAGCGCGAACTCGCCTGCCGCTGGGCCCGGGAATGGGTGGAGCGGCTGGCCCCGCTGAACCGGCCGCAGGCGATGCTGCGGGCGCGACGCCTGCTGGGTGCCTGCCTGGCCGCCGACGGACGGACGGCCGACGCCAAGGCCGTCGTCGTAACGGTGGCAGCACAATGTGCCCAGCTGCGGATGTTGCGTTACCTCGTCGACGGCGGCCCTCACGTGGTCGCCACCCTCGCTGCGCTGCGTTCCGATCAGCAGGCGGGGCAATGGAATCCGGCGTGGCCCGAGGTGCCAGCCGATTTCCTCGACCAGGCGCTCAACGCCGCTGCACCGCAACGGGTGTGATGCTGTGGGTTAACCCGAACACGGCTAGCTGACGATCGCGCCACGCGTTCGACCAGACAAACCGCCGGGCGGTCGACTCGGCCAGCTGTAGCCGTAGAACGCTTTTCTCACCGCATGGCCGTCGACATAGTGATACCCCAGGCGAGAGGCGATATCGATCCCCTCCTCAGGCGTCGCCACTTCGCAAGGACGCTCGACCGACATCAGGGTCGTAAAAGCGCCGGCCGCCGATGCATCCTCTGCCAACGATGCCAACATGAGGACAATCTGCGGCGTGGCCGCAACACCGCCGACCACCAGATCACCTGCGACGGGTACGACATGCCCGGGCCGCCTGAAGTCCTGCGGCACGCTCTCACTGTCCGCGAGCCGTCGCAGTGTCTCACCGCGGTCGCGCGCGGATATACCCGTCCCTGTCCCATCGGAGGCATCTATGGCGACATGGCAGCCCGGACATCGCGACGCCGCATCTGCGGGCATCGGCGGGATTCGCAGCTCGGCGAGCCGGTTCTGTTTCATGGCAACGAAAATCAGACCAGACCCATGCCGGATCATGGCGGCAGTCGACGACACCGACGCGATACGTGCATTGAGCGTCAGCGCACACGACGTTCCGTGCCCGACGACCACGATGTCGCCGTCGAGGAATCGCGTCAGCACATCCTCGAAGCTCTTGGCAAAGCGCTGGACCCGGACCGGGGCGAGTTCATCGATGTCATCGACTGAGGTGGCCATGAGCTGGTCGTTCGTATCGCCTTGGACATGACGAGATGGTCTCTGATGCAACACATCAGCTCCCGGCCGACGTCAGGACCACTGATCTCGGACTGGTACCGTGTTGTCTGAACAGCTGTTGAAATGGTGTCGCGGGGAGGGGGAGAACGTGCCTCGAGCCGGTCAACGATCGGAACCCACGAGAGCGGCGTTGCGTCAAGCGGCTCTCACCGTGGCTAGTGAATACGGCGTCAAAGGAGTCACTCACCGCCGGGTGGCCTCGGTGGCGTCGGTAGCGCTCGGTTCTGCGAGCTATCACTACGAGAACATCGACGAGCTGATGTTCGAGGCGTTTGCGGCGTGGGTTCAGAGTCAGACCGACCGGTTCATGCCGCCATTTCAAGCGGCCGTCGA
It encodes the following:
- a CDS encoding aminoglycoside 3'-phosphotransferase, whose translation is MHTPSLSGPPVEPVAVPAVVTALAGDAALTPVWRNELGGLTFRLDRSDGVTSYVKWVAAGTPEIDLVGEAERLVWAQARVAVPPVLDHGTDLDGAWLLTAAVPGRSAVDAHWAGRATDVAAGIGRGLRLLHDALPVDECPFDWGIERRLRRADERIAAGEGPANWFPEHRHLDPDEARARLDAPPAVDRLVVCHGDACVPNTLLHDDATFAAHVDLGSLGIADRWADLAVATWSLGWDFGPGFDDVLFDAYGIDPDPHRIAYYRLLYDLA
- a CDS encoding catalase family peroxidase, with amino-acid sequence MAPAAPDDAPRGPDTPPINRRAVMLGMAAVAGVAAIDVGGFAYAGGWLRPDTLIPAQFADRFEQIAGHHDGFRRNHAKGLAATGTFASNGAAADICHAAVFAKGTLPVDARFSLSGGAPDQADKPATVRGLAVQYQLPNGEQWRSPMINTPVFVDSTPQGFYERILAAKTQPQTGKPDPAAMSAFLARHPETVAAQRIIAQQPPTSGFADSTFWGLNAFRMTNSAGVTAPVRWMLVPQQQPGQPVGDAAKSDPNYLFDALIKAMERGPQAWTLKIVVGAPEDPTNDATKPWPADRRTIDAGTLTIEAVHTEAPGNARDINFDPLVLPRGIAPSDDPLLAARSAVYARSFARRAAEPKQPSAVNVEAAAR
- a CDS encoding cytochrome b; amino-acid sequence: MSTDQLTPTRFTVASRLLHWSMAAMVVAQVLLGVTMVASLAYYPLLLAIHRPLGIIILLFAVVRLGNRMRHHPPPFLATMGRTERRVATWSERLLYALLLLQPLVGWAMVSASGTPVVVGPWRLPAIAPHNLNLFGGLHIAHVVLAALLFVTFTAHLCAVLFHTLVLRDGLLDRMALWPSRSR
- a CDS encoding Rv3717 family N-acetylmuramoyl-L-alanine amidase — its product is MLGLPTVTAALTAPVATAASDIAGTIVFLDPGHNGANDGSINRQVPTGRGGTKECQTTGTTTDSGYPEHTFNWDVVLRVRAELSQLGVRTALSRGDDNALGPCVDQRAAMANSLQPNAIVSIHADGGPPGGRGFHVNYSAPPLNEAQAGPALQLARVMRDQLVAAGFTPSTYRGTDGLYGRSDLAGLNLAEFPSVLVELGNMKNSDDAAVIVSEQGRAKYAAAVASGLNAYLSQRV
- a CDS encoding MerR family DNA-binding transcriptional regulator is translated as MKIGELARQAKVSVKAVRYYEQLGLLSPQRRPNGYREYDENDLRAVAEIRELAQIGIPPAKAGPFIECLDAGHIHSDECPASLAAYRDGIAEIDRVIADLTHRRTVLAEKLHRGATRPYHHQPGSEVFTMPIDFTTLPAGLPVPTDDGRAAHLPGQPMPSLTLHTSDGGSADLSALPRGRTIIYLYPLTGRPGTDLPEGWDSIPGARGCSTEACSFRDHHQELRDAGAAEIYGMSSQSPEYQAEVVERLHLPFRMLSDPEFSLGDTLGLPTFAAPGHPRLYSRLTLVVTDGVIEHVFYPIFPPNTHGQQVLDWLREHRK
- a CDS encoding SDR family oxidoreductase, which codes for MHSQRVALVTGASRGIGAEIALQLAHPDIHVVVGYRSNTERADYVADAIRCAGGHASTSAADICDETAVAAMIDDVATRFGRLDMLVLNASGGRQYCTEPGPAMHQNRDAQRRLARLALPLIPVGGRIVFVTSHQAHFYPYKAVPKGYASIAAGKRAGETTLYAMRKEFDRHGINFTVVSGEVLSDSAVDFAAAVADAATSPGHPAIVYVSGPEHLTRQPA
- a CDS encoding serine/threonine-protein kinase, giving the protein MGRNDPLPTQRDLPAGIPAELSAAGYEDPEEIGRGGFGMVYRCTQRALGRTVAVKVLTTDLEPDNLERFMREQIAMGKLSGHPNIVNIFQVGTTATGRPYIVMQYHAHGSLNAKVSDTGPVGWQEALRIGVKMAGALETAHRRSTLHRDVKPANILLTEYGDPQLTDFGIARVIGGFETADGAITGSPAYTAPEVLLGQPPEVTSDIYSLASTLFSAATGHAVFERREGEQMVAQFLRITKQPMPNLRDSELPADMCTIIERAMSRNTKDRPASAAAFGEQLRELQRRHGLPVDDMAIPVPAPANRSEPSASPRTPFSGQRVRTLTPPAPATRFRLPMSTKTLVERARLIEVLRAQRDKKLTVIHGPTGFGKSTLAAQWAQLLKSEGATVAWLTVDHDDNNVVWFLSHLIEAIRAVTPALAADLGEVLEEHGDEAERYVLTSLINEIHQSGTRMTLVIDDWQRVTDPATIGALRYLLDNVASGMTIVITSRSQSGVPMSRMRMQDELVEIDATALRFDVSESENLLVELGGLDLDPTDVEELTAKTDGWVAALQLASLSLRDRDDPVELIGTMTGRHHMISEFLAENVLDTLEPSILDFLLATSITERICGDLASALTGVPDGLAILEQIEERDLFLRRIDDQWFRYHQLFLDFLQHRLGRDPQRVARLHRAASEWFAEHLLISEAVDHALAAGDEQRAVTLVEQDGLSFVANSQMATLIGLAGKLPAAAVQSHPRLQLALAWANIVLHRIPTAEQALALVDTTLEDSGLSADEIADVQADAGVVRGVVDLRADRLAGIDEHIAAAIRRRDRLRPFSVASAANVATFAAAYRYDLDEVNRIQDWAAPFYARSGDAFTIVNGLCFTGMAHHLMLDNTAAEAFFRRALRIAKRSGGIHSYTARLASSLLGELLYERGDLDEATRLLDESYKLGPEGGSVDFKISRYVINARIKALQGDRLAAAQRLDEATRVARALSLNRLRALAEHERIRLGLPPHPEFGPMPVTSYDARRQPVDAMDEIAVQFEEASAIRMLISGADPAQRELACRWAREWVERLAPLNRPQAMLRARRLLGACLAADGRTADAKAVVVTVAAQCAQLRMLRYLVDGGPHVVATLAALRSDQQAGQWNPAWPEVPADFLDQALNAAAPQRV
- a CDS encoding 3,4-dihydroxy-2-butanone-4-phosphate synthase is translated as MATSVDDIDELAPVRVQRFAKSFEDVLTRFLDGDIVVVGHGTSCALTLNARIASVSSTAAMIRHGSGLIFVAMKQNRLAELRIPPMPADAASRCPGCHVAIDASDGTGTGISARDRGETLRRLADSESVPQDFRRPGHVVPVAGDLVVGGVAATPQIVLMLASLAEDASAAGAFTTLMSVERPCEVATPEEGIDIASRLGYHYVDGHAVRKAFYGYSWPSRPPGGLSGRTRGAIVS